AGGTGCATTCCGGTTCCAGTGCCGAGGGCTACTCTGGGGGCTCAGGCAGCCTGTAAAGCCAGGCGCGCATCCGTCCAACGGACCCCTATGGCGACGGAAACAGCTTCACGCACCCGGAAAGCGCTCTTCGACAGTCATCCAGCCTGGATGCTGGCGCTGGTCATTGCCGCGCTCTATTTTGGGCGCGACATCTTTATTCCACTGGCGATGGCGCTGATTCTGAGCTTTTTGCTGACGCCGCTGGCCGAGCGCGTCGAGCACCGCCTGCATCTGCGCCGCACGCCTTCTGTGATTCTGGTGGCGATCGTGGCCTTTGGGTGCATGGCCATCATTGGCTGGGTGGTAGCCGCGCAGCTTCTCACGGTGGTGGATGCGCTACCCAACTACCGGGACAATATTCAGGCGAAGATTGATGCCATTCACGCCCCTGCCAAGGGCCCGGTGGCGCAGGCCGTCCGTAGTATTCAGGAGATCAGCAACGCGCTCTCCTCCGGTGCGCCGCAACCGGCTCCGGCTCCCGAGGTGCAATTGCCCTCATTCCGCCGCATGACGCGGGCTGATCTGGAGAAGGAAATTCTGCGGCTGCAGGCCGAGTCGCAGGCCAATACGAACAAAGGCCCCACACCGGTCATGGTGGTTTCGCCGCCTGTCTCTGAAACTGCATATCTGGGCACCATTCTGTTGCCGGTGGTCAAACCGCTGGGCATTCTTGCGGCGATGCTTGTTTTCACGGTCTACATGCTGCTGCGGCGAGAGGACTTGCGCAATCGCGTGCTGCTGCTGGCCGGGGTGGGCCACATCAACGTCATGAGCCAGGCGCTCAACGATGCCGCCGAGCGCATCAGCCGCTACCTGCGCATGAATGTGCTGGTCAATGCCGGCTTTGGCGCCGTGGTTGGCATTGGCCTCTATCTGCTGCACGTGCCCAACGCCACTTTGTGGGGTGTGCTGGTGGGCCTGATGCGACTTGTGCCCTATTTTGGCATCTGGGCGGCCGGCTCTGTCACTTTCATCTTCACGCTGGCGGTTTTTCCGGGGTGGTGGCATCCGCTCTTTGTGGCGATGATGCTGGTCGCCATCGAGCTGCTGATCAGTAATTTTTTTGAGCCCTGGTTTTATGGCAGCC
The DNA window shown above is from Acidobacterium capsulatum ATCC 51196 and carries:
- a CDS encoding AI-2E family transporter, which produces MATETASRTRKALFDSHPAWMLALVIAALYFGRDIFIPLAMALILSFLLTPLAERVEHRLHLRRTPSVILVAIVAFGCMAIIGWVVAAQLLTVVDALPNYRDNIQAKIDAIHAPAKGPVAQAVRSIQEISNALSSGAPQPAPAPEVQLPSFRRMTRADLEKEILRLQAESQANTNKGPTPVMVVSPPVSETAYLGTILLPVVKPLGILAAMLVFTVYMLLRREDLRNRVLLLAGVGHINVMSQALNDAAERISRYLRMNVLVNAGFGAVVGIGLYLLHVPNATLWGVLVGLMRLVPYFGIWAAGSVTFIFTLAVFPGWWHPLFVAMMLVAIELLISNFFEPWFYGSHTGVSSLALLVSAIVWTILWGWAGLILSTPLTVCLIVIGQHIPQLRFLQILLGDDAELEPEAALYERLLAMDQAEARTIAYQYLEERSLLELYDSVLLPALVLAEQDRHKGDLDEVRTTYVHQSIAEIIAEVAEHKPAWPPSLEAVMQRAPALRCGPVVCVAASDYADELAAGMMAHLLERAGRDTLLLPSNALSPEILERLAQEKDTVLCLSALPPFAFAHARALCLQLRQQMPDQRIAVGLWSEQEDQSEMVVRFGKAAPSTVFFTMREAMTYLLGCENPRPAQMMPESSATGV